In Vitis vinifera cultivar Pinot Noir 40024 chromosome 17, ASM3070453v1, one genomic interval encodes:
- the LOC100260477 gene encoding uncharacterized protein LOC100260477 has translation MERTGRIMRRSVYTFLQQYQFFTSTAALLVLPFSASILLSQAFLPFSSPLLPVIHDRLQFLFKAAGFPPSSQFFTILNLKLSQTISSSIFTLPFTISFLLIGKACIIQALNHNKPGFPPSFSSFISLYCPLLITYIWNSLLILSANATAFSVLFIAFNCLEGLGYSSPNFVPFLSAAAAILYSIILANSLIICNLALVLSGMERCGGYIAILKACVMIRGRTSTALSLALPINLALAAVEALFQYRVVRAYHISGKPRSSIALEGLFIAYMYSILVVLDTIVSCIFFKRCKRGCWTDQDGTHSYRIEIAEEGGKAFENTRISEELP, from the coding sequence ATGGAGAGAACAGGGAGGATTATGAGAAGATCAGTCTATACTTTTCTTCAACAGTATCAGTTCTTCACCTCAACTGCAGCCCTTCTTGTGCTCCCCTTCTCTGCCTCTATTCTCCTCTCACAAGCCTTCCTACCCTTCTCCTCGCCTCTCCTACCGGTGATTCATGATCGGTTGCAGTTTCTTTTTAAGGCTGCAGGGTTCCCTCCTTCATCCCAATTCTTCACCATTCTCAATCTGAAACTCTCTCAAACCatttcttcctccattttcaCTCTCCCATTCACCATATCTTTCCTTCTCATTGGGAAAGCATGTATAATTCAGGCTCTCAATCACAATAAACCGGGTTTTCcaccttccttttcttctttcatatCCCTTTACTGCCCCCTCCTCATCACCTATATTTGGAACTCATTATTGATCCTTTCTGCAAACGCCACAGCCTTTTCTGTTCTCTTCATCGCCTTCAATTGTCTGGAAGGATTGGGATACTCTTCTCCCAACTTCGTCCCCTTCCTCTCAGCTGCAGCAGCCATCCTCTACTCCATCATTCTGGCCAATTCTCTCATAATTTGCAACTTGGCATTGGTATTATCAGGGATGGAGAGGTGTGGAGGATATATTGCAATTCTCAAGGCCTGTGTCATGATTCGAGGAAGAACATCAACTGCATTATCATTAGCTCTGCCAATTAATCTGGCCTTGGCTGCAGTTGAAGCACTGTTCCAATACCGGGTTGTAAGAGCTTATCATATTTCTGGGAAGCCCAGATCTTCCATCGCTTTAGAGGGGCTGTTCATCGCTTACATGTACTCCATCCTTGTAGTGCTTGATACTATTGTGAGTTGCATATTCTTCAAAAGATGTAAGAGAGGTTGCTGGACAGATCAGGATGGTACACACTCTTACCGCATTGAAATTGCAGAAGAGGGT